A part of Brassica rapa cultivar Chiifu-401-42 chromosome A05, CAAS_Brap_v3.01, whole genome shotgun sequence genomic DNA contains:
- the LOC117134201 gene encoding uncharacterized protein LOC117134201, with product MKEREARAHASEGTSGVGPSNRGAEGDGREGDGKALVTYSGAPNPRGNDHDFIRRSEMDALIKMLKDNGNIHGYSFGASMVAKTIEISPCVADIARIDTTRSNENARTEYTFARNAKMNHKFNAFRSPIILCHNASNISKPLIVDYGASHHMISDTNLIKDIEPTNGHVMIANGDKMLGSKTVATK from the coding sequence ATGAAGGAAAGAGAAGCAAGAGCTCATGCATCTGAGGGAACGAGTGGAGTTGGGCCGTCTAACCGAGGAGCTGAGGGAGACGGTCGTGAAGGTGATGGCAAGGCTTTGGTGACATACTCAGGAGCTCCTAACCCCCGTGGCAATGATCATGACTTCATTAgaagatccgagatggatgctctcatcaaaatgctcaaggataatggtaacattcatgggtactcTTTTGGTGCATCTATGGTTGCTAAAACCATAGAAATATCTCCTTGTGTTGCTGatattgctaggattgatacgACTAGGAGTAATGAGAATGCTAGAACTGAGTACACCTTTGCTAGAAATGCTAAGATGAATCATAAGTTCAATGCATTTAGATCACCAATAATACTTTGTCATAATGCTAGCAACATATCTAagccattaattgttgattatggtgcatctcatcatatgattagtgatactaatctcattaaggatatagaaccaactaatggacatgttatgattgcaaatggagataagatgtTGGGTtcaaaaacggttgcgacgAAATAA